ttagtaacctagttataatatctctgtcttctctactatacttcagtttagtaacctagttataatatctctgtcttctctactatacttcagtttagtaacctagttataatatctctgtcttctctactatacttcagtttagtaacctagttataatatctctgtcttctctactatacttcagtttagtaacctagttataatatctctgtcttctctactatacttcagtttagtaacctagttataatatctctgtcttctctactaTTCTTCAGTTTAGTAATCTAGTTATAATATCTGTCTTCTCTACTATTCTTCAGTTTAGTAATCTAGCTAAAGTTGCAATGTGCAGAATAAGTATTTTCCTACTAATTATACCCATGTGTTTATAATGGACTAGCCTCTGGCACagagtgtcatttgggatgaacaaattgtaaaaaaataaataataataattgcatCCCAACGAGGTCCAGAGTGCTGTGGTGTTGACAGTGATGAGAATGAAGCCCGAGGCTGGGCTAGTATGAAACTGGTTGAATaactctatctgtctctctgtctctctgtctctctgtctctctgtctctctgtctctctttctctgtctctctgtctctctctctctttctctgtctccctgtctctctgtctctctctctgtctctctctctttctctgtctctctgtctctttctctctctctctgtctctctctctgtctctctgtctctctctctttctctgtctctctgtctctttctctctctctgtctctctctctgtctctttctctgcctctctgtccctctttctgtctctctctctctgtctctctatctctctctctctgtctctctccctgtctctctgtctctctgtctctcctcacagGTCTTGATTTCATTCTACTGGTGAACCTAGTGGCCAAAGGTTGTGACCCTGGCTTCATAGCCAAAGGGAGTCAAAAATGTGATGATATAGATGAGTGTAAAGAGTGGGACAGTACCCCACCCTGTGGAAGTAAAGCTGCATGTTTCAACACACAGGGGAGCTTCTACTGTCACTGTCTACCTGGGTTCATATCCACAACGACTGACTACTTTACTCCTCTCACAGGGAAATGTAAGGGTGAgtattcaatgtgtgtgtgtgtgtgtgtgtgagtgtgaatgcTACCTGTCAAGGGAATTAAACATTGCTTTGGCTCCTATCTCCTTATTTCCTCTGTTCAGGATGTTGTCCAATAGAAAAGTGTTTTTGTTGCAAAACGCTTTGACACCCTATATTTCCTTCTCTCTTCAGACATTGATGAGTGCCTGATAACACAGGTTTGTGGCAGCAACACCATTTGCCTCAACACCATTGGGAGCTACAACTGCCAGTGCCAACCTGGCTTCAGAGTCTCTACTTACACTGGACGCTGTACAGGTGAGTCCAGCAAGGGAGaatcattctgtgtgtgtgtgtgtgtgcgtgtgtgtgtgtgcgtgtgtgtgtgatgtgaggaTCTCAGcttagcttgtgtgtgtgtgtgtgtgtcaactacAGAtgaggatgagtgtgtgtgggttCCCCCGGTGTGTGGCGCTCTGGGGATATGCACAAACACACCTGGCCGATACACCTGCACCTGTCCGCCAGGGCTCAGTAACCACGGCAACAACACTGCCCCCTGCACAGGTGAAGTGGCCGAGGTCACGCTAGCTCTGACCTCTTACCCATGAAATCTAACGTCTGACCTTCGACCCCGTGACCCTCACCCTTTGAAGACACCTGTCAGATCTCACAACGCCTGGAAAACATGTTTAACCCATCAGTAATCCCGTCACAGGATATAGCAGCAATTTGATGCCCGACTGCACAGTTGATGACGTGGCACGCAGCCATTGGTGCAATGTAATAATTACAATTGAGTCAGGCTGGAATGTGACCATGTAAATCAGGGGATTCCAAAACTCTCCTCCGGGACACAAAGCCTTCCATGTATTGTAGCTATTCCACAGCTAgttcacctgattcaacttgtcaactaatcctAAAGACCTTGACGAGGTGAATCAGGTGAGTTCAGGAATACAACAAAGTGGTGAAATGTCTGGgtgtcccagaggagaggtttgagaaccactgactgcACAGTTGATGACACGGTACACAGCCATTGGTGCAatataataatgtgtgtgtgtgtgtgagtgtgcgtgtttgtgtgcgtgtctgtatgtgtgaaTCTTACATGTCAAGGAAACAAAACATTACTTTGAATTATCTTCTATGTTCTGTGCCATATTTGCAGAGCAGTGATTACCCAACTTCTCCTCTAGAACCACAGAcagaggttagggaatcacttgtggagaggttagggaatcacttgtggagaggttagggaatcacttgtggagaggttagggagtcactggaggagaggttagggaatcactggagaagaggttagggagtcactggaggagaggttagggaatcactggaggagaggttagggagtcactggaggagaggttagggagtcactggaggagaggttagggaatcactggaggagaggttaggagagtcactggaggagaggttagggagtcactggaggagaggttatggagtcactggaggagaggttataggatcactggaggagaggttatggagtcactggaggagagtttagggaatcactggaggagaggttatggagtcactggaggagaggttaaaggatcactagaggagaggttatggagtcactggaggagaggttatggagtcactggaggagaggttagggagtcactggaggagaggttagggaatcactggaagagaggttagggaatcactggaggagaggttcgggagtcactggaggagaggttagggagtcactggaggagaggttagggagtcactggaggagaggttagggagtcactggaggagaggttagggaatcactggaagagaggttagggaatcactggaggagaggttcgggagtcactggaggagaggttagggagtcactggaggagaggttcgggagtcactggaggagaggttagggagtcactggaggagaggttcgggagtcactggaggagaggttaaaggatcactggaggagaggttagggaatcactggaagagaggttagggaatcactggaggagaggttagggagtcactggaggagaggttagggaatcactggaggagggGTTAAAtgatcactggaggagaggttatggagtcactggaggagaggttagggagtcactggaggagaggttagggagtcactggaggagaggttcgggagtcactggaggagaggttaaagGATCACTGGagagaggttagggaatcactggaAGAGAGGTtcgggagtcactggaggagaggttagggagtcactggaggagaggttcgggagtcactggaggagaggttaaaggatcactggaggagaggttatggagtcactggaggagaggttagggagtcactggaggagaggttagggagtcactggaggagaggttatggAGTCACTGCCATGTCAAcatgtttccttctctcttcagACATCGATGAGTGCCTGGAGAAAACACACAGTTGTGGCAGCAACGCTAGTTGCCTCAACA
Above is a window of Oncorhynchus keta strain PuntledgeMale-10-30-2019 unplaced genomic scaffold, Oket_V2 Un_contig_5530_pilon_pilon, whole genome shotgun sequence DNA encoding:
- the LOC127925397 gene encoding adhesion G protein-coupled receptor E2-like isoform X4; protein product: MESRTLLLVLGLDFILLVNLVAKGCDPGFIAKGSQKCDDIDECKEWDSTPPCGSKAACFNTQGSFYCHCLPGFISTTTDYFTPLTGKCKDIDECLITQVCGSNTICLNTIGSYNCQCQPGFRVSTYTGRCTDIDECLEKTHSCGSNASCLNTIGSFHCQCQPGFRFSNHTVKD
- the LOC127925397 gene encoding adhesion G protein-coupled receptor E1-like isoform X1 — encoded protein: MESRTLLLVLGLDFILLVNLVAKGCDPGFIAKGSQKCDDIDECKEWDSTPPCGSKAACFNTQGSFYCHCLPGFISTTTDYFTPLTGKCKDIDECLITQVCGSNTICLNTIGSYNCQCQPGFRVSTYTGRCTDEDECVWVPPVCGALGICTNTPGRYTCTCPPGLSNHGNNTAPCTDIDECLEKTHSCGSNASCLNTIGSFHCQCQPGFRFSNHTVKD
- the LOC127925397 gene encoding adhesion G protein-coupled receptor E2-like isoform X5 translates to MESRTLLLVLGLDFILLVNLVAKGCDPGFIAKGSQKCDDIDECKEWDSTPPCGSKAACFNTQGSFYCHCLPGFISTTTDYFTPLTGKYIDECLITQVCGSNTICLNTIGSYNCQCQPGFRVSTYTGRCTDIDECLEKTHSCGSNASCLNTIGSFHCQCQPGFRFSNHTVKD
- the LOC127925397 gene encoding adhesion G protein-coupled receptor E1-like isoform X3, whose product is MESRTLLLVLGLDFILLVNLVAKGCDPGFIAKGSQKCDDIDECKEWDSTPPCGSKAACFNTQGSFYCHCLPGFISTTTDYFTPLTGKYIDECLITQVCGSNTICLNTIGSYNCQCQPGFRVSTYTGRCTDEDECVWVPPVCGALGICTNTPGRYTCTCPPGLSNHGNNTAPCTDIDECLEKTHSCGSNASCLNTIGSFHCQCQPGFRFSNHTVKD